From Brassica napus cultivar Da-Ae chromosome A6 unlocalized genomic scaffold, Da-Ae chrA06_Random_8, whole genome shotgun sequence, the proteins below share one genomic window:
- the LOC125594384 gene encoding uncharacterized protein LOC125594384 — protein sequence MRIESILHDLGCPEVSIVAYVYKNRFSDEQERKFKDAKIFVDFLPEGDDIARMTWMLVDIICLPVVFPKPNVIVLSKHMEKEAVDCFQSMYFNGVGVLLSKTEPGWLVPDDSSAFELTRLFEKHLDCEKPQREDTLANSVDHPLDEETNVSS from the coding sequence ATGCGTATAGAATCGATTCTTCATGATTTGGGCTGTCCGGAGGTGTCTATTGTGGCTTACGTTTACAAGAATAGGTTTTCGGATGAACAGGAACGTAAATTTAAGGATGCCAAAATCTTTGTCGATTTCTTACCCGAGGGGGATGACATTGCGAGAATGACTTGGATGTTAGTGGACATTATTTGTTTGCCTGTGGTATTTCCTAAACCAAATGTTATTGTACTCTCAAAACACATGGAAAAAGAGGCTGTTGATTGTTTCCAAAGCATGTATTTCAACGGTGTTGGTGTTCTCTTATCCAAAACTGAACCTGGTTGGCTTGTTCCTGATGATAGTTCAGCCTTTGAACTTACAAGGCTATTTGAAAAACATCTTGACTGTGAGAAGCCGCAGAGAGAGGATACCCTTGCAAACTCTGTTGACCACCCTCTCGACGAGGAGACAAATGTATCTTCTTGA